Proteins from a genomic interval of Trichoderma breve strain T069 chromosome 2, whole genome shotgun sequence:
- a CDS encoding rtf2 RING-finger domain-containing protein, which yields MGNDGGSIPKRRELVKNAARAPTISELKATALESLAHAWAHCALSDAPLDLDAVVSDWRGRLYSYEAILKGLMPSDDPNEVTPASLGIRSLRDVAKLKFSKTGDKWACPISMKEMGPATKAVYLVPCGHAFAEVAITEIKEEACPECGEAFTQENVIAILPTAEKDLDRLQKRIEDLQATGLTHTLKKGKSDKKKKRKAGDAEEEGDAEKKEDKAKKNDANRAKKETDSRIKGINNSMAATLTARVLAEQDERNKRRKLAQAAS from the coding sequence AtgggcaatgatggcggATCCATTCCCAAGCGCCGCGAGCTTGTCAAGAACGCGGCGCGCGCACCGACAATCTCTGAACTCAAGGCGACGGCCCTCGAGTCACTCGCACATGCATGGGCTCATTGCGCCCTCAGCGATGCGCCCCTCGACTTGGATGCAGTAGTTTCAGACTGGCGGGGGAGACTATACAGCTATGAAGCTATTCTCAAGGGGCTGATGCCGTCCGACGATCCCAACGAAGTGACACCAGCATCTCTGGGCATCCGCTCACTCCGTGACGTTGCAAAGCTGAAATTCTCCAAGACGGGCGATAAGTGGGCTTGCCCAATCTCCATGAAGGAAATGGGCCCGGCGACAAAGGCCGTCTACTTGGTGCCATGCGGCCACGCATTTGCAGAGGTTGCCATTACAgagatcaaagaagaagcctgtCCAGAGTGTGGAGAAGCCTTTACCCAAGAGAATGTGATAGCTATCCTCCCGACTGCTGAGAAAGATTTAGACAGATTACAGAAGCGAATCGAAGATTTACAGGCAACCGGCCTCACTCATACGCTCAAGAAGGGCAAgtcggacaagaagaagaagcgaaaggccggagatgctgaagaggagggagacgctgagaagaaggaagacaaggccaagaagaacgatGCCAACCGAGCAAAGAAGGAAACAGACTCGAGAATCAAAGGCATCAACAACTCGATGGCTGCGACATTGACCGCTCGAGTGTTGGCAGAACAAGACGAAAGAAACAAGCGCAGGAAGCTGGCCCAGGCGGCTTCATGA